In Phormidium yuhuli AB48, one genomic interval encodes:
- a CDS encoding 3-deoxy-7-phosphoheptulonate synthase gives MPHTLPHTMPEQLFNTHIANAQVLQPPVEMKAQVPLSDRAQQTIAQSRRQLEAILDRRDSRSFVVVGPCSIHDVNAAKDYAQRLRELSDRVQDKLLLVMRVYFEKPRTTVGWKGLINDPDMDDSFQIEKGLLLARQLLADIADLGLPTATEALDPIVPQYISDVLSWSAIGARTIESQTHREMASGLSMPVGLKNGTNGSIEVALNAMKAAREPHSFLGIDENGSVSVFKTSGNDYAHIILRGGGGQVNYNAESIARVEAELKAAGLPPRLVVDCSHGNSHKDHRRQAGVFQNVVEQIQAGNSSIVGMMLESNLFEGNQTIPGDLNDLRYGVSVTDKCLSWQDTEATILAAYQTLGGRL, from the coding sequence CCTGCCGCACACCATGCCGGAACAACTCTTCAATACTCATATTGCCAACGCTCAGGTTCTGCAACCGCCCGTCGAGATGAAGGCTCAAGTGCCTCTGAGCGATCGCGCCCAACAGACCATCGCCCAATCCCGTCGCCAGCTTGAGGCCATTCTCGATCGTCGGGATTCTCGCAGCTTTGTTGTGGTTGGCCCCTGTTCTATCCATGATGTCAACGCTGCCAAAGACTATGCCCAACGGCTGCGGGAGTTGAGCGATCGCGTTCAAGACAAACTCCTGCTCGTGATGCGTGTCTATTTCGAGAAACCCCGCACCACCGTCGGCTGGAAAGGACTCATCAACGACCCCGACATGGATGACTCCTTCCAGATTGAAAAAGGACTGCTTCTGGCCCGTCAACTGCTAGCTGATATTGCCGATCTCGGCTTACCCACCGCCACCGAAGCCCTCGATCCCATCGTGCCTCAATATATCAGCGATGTTCTCAGTTGGTCCGCCATCGGCGCTCGCACCATTGAATCCCAAACTCACCGAGAAATGGCCAGCGGACTCTCCATGCCCGTAGGACTCAAAAATGGCACCAACGGCAGCATCGAAGTCGCCCTCAACGCCATGAAAGCGGCTCGGGAACCCCATAGTTTTCTGGGAATCGACGAAAATGGCTCCGTGAGCGTTTTTAAAACCAGCGGCAACGACTATGCCCACATCATCCTGCGGGGGGGCGGCGGTCAAGTGAACTACAATGCCGAATCCATTGCCCGAGTTGAAGCCGAACTCAAAGCGGCTGGTCTTCCGCCGCGCTTGGTGGTCGACTGTAGTCATGGCAATTCCCACAAAGACCATCGCCGTCAGGCTGGGGTGTTCCAAAATGTAGTGGAGCAAATCCAAGCGGGGAACTCCTCCATTGTGGGCATGATGTTAGAGTCCAATCTGTTTGAAGGGAACCAAACCATCCCTGGGGACTTAAACGACTTACGTTATGGGGTGTCCGTCACCGACAAGTGTTTGAGTTGGCAGGATACCGAAGCGACCATTTTGGCTGCCTATCAAACCCTAGGGGGGCGGTTGTAA